The DNA region ATCTGCTGCAACGAGCCGCTGTTCGATTCCACCACCAAGTTTGACTCCGGCTGCGGCTGGCCGAGCTTCTATGCACCGCTGGAAGGCAGTGCGGTGGTCGAAGTGCGCGATGTCAGCCACGGCATGATTCGTACCGAAGTGGTCTGTGCCAAATGCGATGCGCACCTGGGGCATGTGTTCCCCGATGGTCCGGCGCCGACCGGGCTGCGTTACTGCATCAACTCGGTGTGCCTGACGCTTGAGCCTCGCGAATAACGCGAACGGGTTTGTTCATCGGCATCAATCCCGGGAATTGGCGTGCGTGCTGTTCAATTGCACGCTAACGTCAATTGTCCTGACACCGTCACCGTCCCGAGGCCTATGTCCATGAGCGAAAACCTGCTGAGCATCCCCGTCACCACCCTCAAGGGCGAACAGAAAACCCTGGCCGATTTTGCGGGCAAAGCGGTGCTGGTGGTCAATACGGCAAGCAAATGCGGCTTCACGCCTCAATACAAAGGGCTGGAAAAACTCTGGCAGGACTACAAGGACAAGGGGCTGGTGGTGCTTGGCTTCCCCTGCAACCAGTTCGGCAAGCAGGAGCCGGGAGATGAAAGTGCGATCTCCGGGTTTTGCGAGCTGAATTACGGCGTTACCTTCCCGCTGTTCAAGAAGATCGATGTCAATGGCGATCAGGCCCACCCGCTGTTTGTGCAACTCAAGCAGCAGGCTCCGGGGGTGTTGGGGACGGAACGCATCAAGTGGAATTTCACCAAGTTCCTGATTGGCAACGATGGCACGCTGGTCAAGCGTTTTGCGCCGTTGACCAAACCGGAAGAAATGACCGGCGAAATCGAAGCCTTGCTGCGCTAGGCCCGCTTAACTCTCCTCGGTGATCGGTATCCACTGATCGAGAATGCTGACCAGTTCGGCGCGTCTGAACGGCTTGGCCAGATAATCATTCATGCCCGCTGCCTTGCAGCGCTCGCGCTCGTCGGGCATGGCATTGGCCGTCAGGGCGACGATCGGCAGGTTCGGCCAGCGACCGCTGCTGCGGATCTGCCGGCTGGCTTCGTAACCGTCCATGACCGGCATGTTGCAGTCCATCAATACCAGGTCGAAGTGGTCGTGTTCCAGTTGCTCCAGCGCCTCGCCGCCATGGCTGCTGATCACCACTTCGCAGCCCAGTTTGCCGAGAATGCCCTTGGCCACCAGTTGATTGACCGGATTGTCCTCCACCAGCAGCACGCGCGCCGGGCGTTGCGTGGTCTGTTCAAGTGCCATCGGGTCGCGTGAGCCGGGTTCTTCCTGGCTCAGAACCCGCCTCAGTGTGTGATAGAGCGCATTACGCGCCAGTGGCCGGGCCTGCTGCTGCAGCGGCGCCAGAGCGGCCACCTGCTCGGCGGGCATGAAGTTGCCGTAGGCGGTGACCAGCAGAATCGGTACCGGTGTGGTCGGACGGATCGCGAACAGGCACTCGGGGCAGTCGGTAATCACCAGGTCCGGACCGCTGTCGAGCTCCATGTCGTCCGGACGGTCGTCGATGCTGCGTCGCTTGACGTCAACGCCCCAGAACGGGAGCAGGGTGCCGAGCAGCTCCACCAGGCCGCTGCCTGCCGAGCTGATCACCGTGACCCGGCCTTTGAGCGGGGTCTGAGCGACCGCAGGCAGGTTGATCGGCAGTGGCAGCTCGGCGCAGAACTGGCTGCCAAAGCCGGATTGCGACTGAATGCTCAACTGGCCGTTCATGGCCTCGCACAGGTTGTTGGTCAACGCCAGCCCCAGTCCGGTGCCGCCGTACTGGCGGGTGATGGCGGCTTCCGCCTGGGTGAAAGGCTGAAAGATTTTCGCCTGAGCGTCCTGCGCGATGCCAATACCTGTGTCGCGGACCTCGATGCGCACCCGGTTTTCGCCGCTGGTGGCGTCCAGGTGATGCGTAAGGCGTACGTCTACGCGCCCGAAACGGGTGAATTTGAGCGCATTGGACAGCAGGTTGCTGACAATCTGCCGGACGCGGGTCGGGTCGCCGGTGACCATGGCCGGGAAGTCCGGCGCGATCAGGCAGGTCAGCTCCACACTGGGCGCTGCGTTCTGCGACAGCAGATTGGCGGTGTCCTCGATCAGTGCGCCGAGGTCGAACGGGATGCGTTCGATTTCCAGATGCCCGGCGTCGAACTTGGACATGTCGAGAATATCGTTGAGCAGTTCCACCAGCACTTTGCCCGAATCGTGGGCGATCATCAGTTGCTGGCGTTGCTCGGCACCGAGCGGGCTGTCCAGCGACAGGGCGAGCATGCCCAGCAGGCCGTTGAGCGGGGTGCGGATTTCATGACTCATGTGCGCCAGAAACGCCGAGCGGGCGTGCGCCATGTCCAGCGCAGTACTGCGCGCGATCTGCAATTCCTCGTTGGACTGGCGCAGGCGCATATTACT from Pseudomonas syringae includes:
- the msrB gene encoding peptide-methionine (R)-S-oxide reductase MsrB; protein product: MDKLQKTLEEWKQMLDPEQYNVCRLKGTERPFSGKYNETKTAGVYHCICCNEPLFDSTTKFDSGCGWPSFYAPLEGSAVVEVRDVSHGMIRTEVVCAKCDAHLGHVFPDGPAPTGLRYCINSVCLTLEPRE
- a CDS encoding glutathione peroxidase, producing MSENLLSIPVTTLKGEQKTLADFAGKAVLVVNTASKCGFTPQYKGLEKLWQDYKDKGLVVLGFPCNQFGKQEPGDESAISGFCELNYGVTFPLFKKIDVNGDQAHPLFVQLKQQAPGVLGTERIKWNFTKFLIGNDGTLVKRFAPLTKPEEMTGEIEALLR
- a CDS encoding hybrid sensor histidine kinase/response regulator, with translation MDISLKNRLSFKQARLAVLIGFALGTLLSFAQIALDYASEDASINREIKSLLEITRNPASRIAYNIDAELAQELTLGLLHSPAVISARLTDNNDTVLASVERPMASGRYRMLSDWLFGESRQFQEKLHLDHLPDETIGTLYLTVDTFAFGSHFLQRAEITLLNGFVRSLALAGILTILFYATLTKPLVRVIRELSSRDPRSPDQARINCPPHHEQDEIGVLVATFNRQIETMSGEFSRRRAAEDRLTDHLNQLENIVSARTNELKASNMRLRQSNEELQIARSTALDMAHARSAFLAHMSHEIRTPLNGLLGMLALSLDSPLGAEQRQQLMIAHDSGKVLVELLNDILDMSKFDAGHLEIERIPFDLGALIEDTANLLSQNAAPSVELTCLIAPDFPAMVTGDPTRVRQIVSNLLSNALKFTRFGRVDVRLTHHLDATSGENRVRIEVRDTGIGIAQDAQAKIFQPFTQAEAAITRQYGGTGLGLALTNNLCEAMNGQLSIQSQSGFGSQFCAELPLPINLPAVAQTPLKGRVTVISSAGSGLVELLGTLLPFWGVDVKRRSIDDRPDDMELDSGPDLVITDCPECLFAIRPTTPVPILLVTAYGNFMPAEQVAALAPLQQQARPLARNALYHTLRRVLSQEEPGSRDPMALEQTTQRPARVLLVEDNPVNQLVAKGILGKLGCEVVISSHGGEALEQLEHDHFDLVLMDCNMPVMDGYEASRQIRSSGRWPNLPIVALTANAMPDERERCKAAGMNDYLAKPFRRAELVSILDQWIPITEES